In one window of Leptospira sp. GIMC2001 DNA:
- a CDS encoding VOC family protein, whose product MSQQNAIGWFDIYVKDMERATKFYEAILNQKLEKLEDPTGETEMMIFPADMKSYGASGALVKSPHSNPGVGGTMVYFSVKDCNIEGAKVAKAGGKLVRPKFSIGDFGWVTLLEDSEGNLFGLNSMT is encoded by the coding sequence ATGTCACAACAAAATGCAATTGGCTGGTTTGATATTTATGTAAAAGATATGGAGCGAGCTACAAAATTCTATGAAGCAATTCTGAATCAAAAGTTAGAGAAATTGGAAGATCCAACTGGTGAGACAGAGATGATGATTTTTCCAGCAGATATGAAATCGTATGGGGCTTCTGGAGCTCTGGTAAAATCACCCCATTCGAATCCTGGAGTTGGTGGAACGATGGTATATTTTAGTGTGAAAGATTGCAATATAGAAGGAGCAAAAGTTGCAAAGGCAGGTGGTAAATTGGTGAGACCTAAGTTTTCGATCGGAGATTTTGGTTGGGTGACCTTGCTTGAAGATTCGGAGGGCAATCTTTTCGGACTCAATTCAATGACTTAG
- a CDS encoding alpha/beta fold hydrolase codes for MKSAFLRFGIISIISLVFSCAPDKSSEEDRETTLLLLYNSYVATEGIVYSGSGSERTAIYYKKVGTGIPVVVLHGGPGLDHNYLVQPLSELLGSNHQLIFFDQRGTGFSRGEFSDLNAGFINKTKFLEDLEAVRVGLNLGDKINILGHSWGGLYAMLYASNDSYKAHVKSLALVGSSGAHYNYYGIFLLNNLINKAGGEAAAATLGNLGAPLNPSSANYLPTLNALKAYYSFLFKFYFADYTPINTQNGTSANFAKLNLGLSAEKTIRNGLAVGSLINLSLRIADDDLTAGFFSNTKNTHNIVADLAKITVPVKLIHGADDVIPASFVINTGETYFTGTVPSSPVSVQTGLTNATVTTHLISNCGHFPFLEQPEAFRTALSGFFQ; via the coding sequence ATGAAATCAGCTTTCCTACGTTTTGGCATAATTAGTATAATAAGTTTAGTTTTCTCATGTGCGCCGGACAAAAGTTCCGAAGAAGATAGAGAAACAACATTACTACTCCTTTATAATAGTTATGTAGCGACGGAAGGTATTGTTTATTCTGGATCTGGTTCAGAACGTACGGCAATTTATTATAAAAAAGTTGGAACTGGAATCCCCGTTGTCGTTCTACACGGTGGACCTGGTCTTGATCACAACTATTTGGTTCAGCCTCTCTCTGAACTCTTGGGCTCAAATCATCAACTGATATTCTTCGATCAACGCGGTACTGGATTTTCTCGCGGCGAGTTTAGTGATCTCAATGCTGGTTTTATCAATAAAACGAAATTTCTTGAGGACTTAGAAGCGGTTCGAGTTGGCCTGAATTTAGGTGACAAGATCAATATATTGGGTCATTCATGGGGTGGTTTGTATGCTATGCTCTACGCATCTAATGACAGTTACAAAGCTCATGTTAAATCGCTTGCTTTAGTGGGAAGCAGTGGAGCGCATTATAATTACTATGGAATTTTTCTACTCAATAATTTAATTAATAAGGCTGGTGGAGAAGCAGCTGCTGCGACGCTTGGAAATCTTGGCGCGCCTTTGAATCCTTCATCAGCCAACTACCTTCCTACCTTGAATGCTTTGAAGGCATATTATTCTTTTCTATTCAAATTCTATTTTGCAGACTACACTCCTATCAATACCCAGAATGGAACCAGTGCGAACTTTGCGAAGTTGAATTTGGGATTGTCAGCTGAGAAAACAATCCGTAATGGTCTTGCTGTTGGCTCTTTGATAAATCTCAGTCTTCGTATTGCTGACGATGACTTAACTGCCGGTTTTTTCTCGAACACAAAAAATACGCATAATATAGTTGCGGATCTTGCAAAGATTACTGTGCCTGTGAAATTGATTCACGGAGCAGACGATGTGATTCCTGCAAGTTTTGTGATCAATACTGGTGAAACATATTTTACTGGTACAGTTCCATCTTCTCCAGTTTCTGTTCAAACAGGCCTAACAAATGCTACAGTAACAACACATTTAATCTCTAATTGTGGGCATTTTCCTTTCTTGGAGCAACCAGAAGCATTTAGAACAGCATTGAGTGGTTTCTTTCAGTAA
- a CDS encoding slr1659 superfamily regulator: MEVKTDEYAASFIEAENTVLMTGSMRLQNLAAYEEIKKILKDGLDRSQGQLTIDIRGLNFLNSSGITTISLFIIEARNKKTTPMRILGSAKISWQAKSAANFHKLWNEIIVDFPDKTPEDNIPGV, translated from the coding sequence ATGGAAGTAAAAACAGACGAATACGCCGCCTCCTTTATAGAAGCAGAAAATACGGTATTGATGACCGGATCTATGCGACTTCAAAACTTAGCAGCTTATGAAGAGATTAAGAAGATTTTGAAGGATGGTCTGGATAGATCCCAAGGACAATTAACGATTGATATTCGAGGATTGAACTTTTTGAACAGTTCTGGGATCACAACAATCAGTCTTTTTATCATTGAAGCAAGAAATAAGAAAACTACTCCGATGCGCATATTAGGTTCAGCTAAGATTTCTTGGCAAGCTAAATCTGCCGCTAACTTCCATAAACTTTGGAATGAGATCATTGTAGATTTTCCAGATAAGACTCCCGAGGATAATATTCCAGGAGTATAA
- a CDS encoding putative glycoside hydrolase, whose amino-acid sequence MIKIVFFTTVCFFIGCQSQAKATGDISGSNGRPDFYQGVYISNRTAQSAKAFGKLIDTIANDGMNAVVIDAQPRKLDKYVLEKLQEKNVYGIARVVAFEGGLTSQFPKKERMDSIKKSVRDACTLGFKEINIDYIRYSDGGWDFKASFEKRYENITSIIQEIRSDTLDACSSDVLFGGDIFGRVPFIENDAIGQRVENFSEKLDLLYPMLYPSHFYGLKSRVGDPYTTVLEGMQKTIKRSKETTLVVGWIQGFRMHIGASGLSYTDYIKAQMQGCLDSKGKGFIVWNAMNEYEPTLEAFRQFKMENSP is encoded by the coding sequence ATGATAAAAATTGTTTTTTTTACAACTGTTTGCTTTTTTATAGGCTGTCAATCCCAAGCAAAGGCAACGGGCGATATTTCTGGATCCAACGGTCGACCCGATTTCTACCAAGGTGTTTACATTTCTAATCGAACAGCTCAGTCAGCTAAAGCCTTTGGTAAACTTATCGATACAATTGCAAATGATGGAATGAATGCTGTCGTAATCGATGCACAACCTCGAAAATTAGATAAGTATGTTTTGGAAAAACTCCAAGAAAAAAATGTGTATGGAATCGCACGTGTCGTTGCTTTCGAAGGAGGCCTTACTTCCCAATTTCCAAAAAAAGAAAGAATGGATTCAATAAAAAAATCCGTACGCGATGCTTGCACACTCGGTTTCAAAGAAATAAATATCGACTATATCCGTTATTCTGATGGCGGTTGGGATTTTAAAGCAAGCTTTGAAAAGCGATATGAGAATATTACTTCCATAATACAAGAGATACGTTCTGACACATTAGATGCATGTTCGTCGGATGTATTGTTTGGTGGTGATATTTTTGGTAGAGTTCCATTTATTGAGAATGATGCTATAGGTCAACGCGTGGAAAATTTCTCGGAAAAGCTGGATCTACTCTATCCAATGTTGTATCCTTCTCATTTCTACGGATTGAAGTCCCGAGTTGGTGATCCATATACAACTGTTTTGGAAGGAATGCAAAAGACGATCAAGCGCTCCAAAGAAACAACTCTCGTGGTTGGATGGATTCAAGGATTCAGGATGCATATTGGAGCAAGCGGACTATCTTATACTGACTATATCAAAGCACAGATGCAAGGCTGTTTGGATTCCAAAGGTAAAGGATTTATAGTCTGGAACGCTATGAACGAATATGAGCCAACTCTTGAAGCATTTCGCCAATTCAAAATGGAGAACTCTCCTTAG
- a CDS encoding class I SAM-dependent methyltransferase: protein MSDLYLDSLSLQEEMPRLAAQSRLVYLGLEEFLRSHPIPIKNEGSLLDVGSGLGILTALVSRHFPGIHVTGLDKSTDMIRFAQVSNPKMEWVNGDVASLPFSDASFDILLNSFFLIHLPQLEKSLKEMDRVLRPGGYILMIEPDQQATKVDPLIEKLIHSHGELGPGDRKALTQAESFYLGKAYEMITQQELIITTDGSDDAPELNYPNIKIGRMTAWSMISHMGQLMNLRDIYNECLESYMKKEISIQQFVVSIRLYRKKA, encoded by the coding sequence ATGAGCGATCTATACTTAGATTCCTTATCTCTTCAAGAAGAGATGCCAAGACTTGCGGCACAATCACGCCTAGTCTATTTGGGTCTTGAGGAATTTCTAAGATCGCACCCAATTCCAATAAAAAATGAAGGATCTTTGCTAGATGTAGGATCTGGATTAGGAATACTTACGGCTCTTGTTTCTAGGCATTTCCCAGGAATCCATGTAACTGGATTAGACAAATCCACTGACATGATTCGATTTGCACAAGTTTCTAATCCTAAGATGGAATGGGTGAATGGTGATGTGGCTTCACTTCCTTTTAGTGATGCAAGTTTTGATATTTTACTAAATTCATTTTTTCTCATACATCTTCCTCAACTTGAAAAGTCTCTTAAGGAGATGGATCGCGTTTTGAGACCAGGTGGCTATATACTCATGATCGAACCAGATCAGCAAGCGACTAAAGTCGATCCTCTCATTGAGAAATTAATCCATAGCCATGGTGAGCTAGGTCCTGGTGACAGGAAGGCTTTAACTCAAGCAGAAAGTTTTTACTTGGGTAAAGCGTACGAAATGATCACACAGCAAGAATTGATCATTACAACAGATGGTAGTGACGATGCGCCAGAGCTCAATTATCCGAATATCAAAATCGGTCGCATGACAGCTTGGTCTATGATCAGTCATATGGGACAACTGATGAATCTTAGAGATATTTACAACGAATGTTTGGAATCTTACATGAAAAAAGAAATTTCCATTCAACAATTTGTTGTCTCGATACGTCTTTATCGCAAGAAAGCTTAG
- a CDS encoding slr1658 superfamily regulator, with protein sequence MAAEIVQYADYKLIPDILPPESHIYLRLQPIDMMSQWKRIGLVSDFTADFFANNQSLSDYVRNSVSTVVNELIENAAKFAKPRNGLIDLDLKYYSTIIKIEVRNVVSDRMRLNFESHIKKYLSGDIEMMYFDHLESLVNKSDTSGMGYLMMYKDYPIRFGYQFKKMESDRHETTVEAYLNIIEQ encoded by the coding sequence ATGGCAGCTGAAATCGTTCAATACGCTGATTACAAACTAATTCCTGACATTTTACCTCCGGAATCTCATATCTATTTGCGTTTACAGCCAATTGATATGATGTCTCAGTGGAAGAGAATAGGTTTGGTTTCTGATTTTACAGCGGACTTTTTTGCAAACAATCAATCCTTGAGCGATTATGTTCGGAATTCTGTATCCACGGTCGTGAATGAATTGATTGAGAATGCTGCAAAATTTGCCAAACCAAGAAATGGATTGATTGATCTTGATTTGAAATATTACTCTACTATAATTAAGATTGAAGTGAGAAATGTTGTATCAGATCGGATGAGATTGAATTTTGAATCTCATATCAAGAAATATCTTTCGGGTGATATCGAAATGATGTATTTTGATCATCTAGAAAGCCTAGTGAATAAATCAGATACTTCAGGTATGGGATATTTGATGATGTATAAAGATTATCCAATTCGTTTTGGATATCAATTTAAGAAGATGGAAAGTGATAGGCATGAGACAACTGTTGAAGCTTATCTCAACATAATAGAACAATAG
- a CDS encoding DUF6272 family protein — protein MKELLLGDYGKVVPSEQVPDSHVEIIITPLDLVTYWKRVGILADFVAGFYSYSFLPVDVAVKDISETPVFHSISTVFNEMVENAAKYSMDKKSNITINLNQYGGIFKMQVENSTSKESAMNFHRVMSEVFASDDLDSLYFKKLEENSQNPSGHSGIGLMMILKDYPAKMGVRIREDDKQAFVLTEVYYQTEE, from the coding sequence TTGAAAGAACTTCTTTTAGGCGATTACGGAAAGGTAGTTCCAAGCGAACAAGTCCCAGACAGCCATGTGGAAATCATCATCACACCTTTGGATTTGGTGACCTATTGGAAACGAGTTGGGATTTTGGCAGATTTTGTCGCAGGTTTTTACTCATATTCTTTCCTTCCAGTCGACGTTGCTGTAAAAGATATATCTGAAACTCCTGTTTTCCATTCAATCTCAACAGTTTTCAACGAGATGGTAGAGAACGCTGCTAAGTATTCGATGGACAAAAAATCGAATATCACCATCAATTTGAATCAATATGGTGGAATTTTCAAAATGCAAGTTGAGAACTCAACTTCCAAAGAATCGGCAATGAATTTCCATCGAGTTATGTCAGAAGTATTTGCATCAGATGATTTGGATTCTTTGTATTTCAAGAAGCTTGAAGAGAACAGCCAAAATCCATCGGGTCATTCGGGCATTGGACTTATGATGATTCTAAAAGATTACCCGGCAAAAATGGGAGTTAGAATTCGAGAAGATGATAAACAAGCATTTGTTCTAACAGAAGTTTACTATCAGACAGAAGAATAA
- a CDS encoding helix-turn-helix domain-containing protein: MYDPIKDGINKKENSVEYNELKPSADLVGMVHSFWELKTNTILENDFVLHVIPDACVNILLNLVDTRIAAVTSRLTTYVALNLGKRFHYVGIQLLPGMWIGNRDEIVQGFVDSPYEGSLPLVDTANKLVGKKFSEFGLVLSELVQSLVVNKLVGENIITSRILSDIDVIDSVEDMAASANLSTRQLQRILKQTTGFTPHDFLKILRLQLSFRGQYLDYFSDQSHFIHSFRKITGYTPADYFKNFHV; encoded by the coding sequence ATGTATGATCCTATAAAAGATGGTATTAATAAAAAGGAAAATTCAGTAGAATACAATGAATTAAAACCATCGGCTGATTTAGTTGGAATGGTTCATAGTTTTTGGGAACTAAAAACCAATACGATATTAGAAAACGATTTTGTTTTGCATGTCATCCCCGATGCATGCGTAAATATATTATTGAACTTAGTAGATACTAGGATCGCTGCTGTTACTTCTAGGTTAACAACATATGTTGCGCTGAATTTGGGTAAAAGATTTCATTACGTTGGTATTCAACTATTGCCTGGTATGTGGATAGGCAATCGTGATGAGATCGTGCAAGGTTTTGTAGACAGTCCTTATGAAGGCAGTTTACCCTTAGTCGATACTGCAAATAAACTTGTGGGTAAAAAATTTTCAGAATTTGGATTGGTCCTTTCTGAACTGGTTCAATCTCTCGTTGTGAATAAGTTAGTTGGTGAAAATATCATAACATCCAGGATACTTTCTGATATTGATGTAATAGATTCAGTTGAAGATATGGCAGCTTCAGCAAATCTATCCACAAGACAATTGCAGCGGATTCTCAAACAGACGACCGGATTTACTCCTCATGATTTTCTGAAAATCCTACGTCTTCAACTTTCTTTTAGGGGACAATACCTTGATTATTTCTCGGATCAGTCTCATTTTATTCATTCTTTTCGCAAAATTACTGGCTATACTCCAGCAGATTATTTCAAAAATTTCCATGTCTGA